The stretch of DNA GGGACAAAGTGACACTTCATGGCAAGGTTCGGAACTATGCCGAACTAGACGAAGCCGAACGAGTTGCTTGGGGCGCATCAGGGGTACATTCTGTGGACAATCAGCTCAAGGTGGAGTGGTTTAGTTTTGAATAGTAATGCTATGGGCAGAGTAAAGCGCTACCCATAGCCACTAAAATCCAACCTCTTTGGCACTACCAAATTTTAGAATAACCTAGTCGAGAGAGAATCAACATGAGCGTTACTGAATACGACGATACTGATGAGCAAGCTATTGGCTCTAAATGGGTAACGGCGATCGCGATCGTGATGATTGTGTTAGGTATTATTGCGATCGTATTTCCCTTCTTCGCTACCATCGCTTCAACTGTTCTATTCGGTTGGTTATTTATCCTTGCTGGAATTTCCCAAATAGCTTATGCCTTTCAATCCAGAGGTACAGGTCAATTCGTCTGGAAAATAATTTTAGGCTTATTGTATCTCCTGTCTGGAATTTTCGTAATGTTAAATCCTCTGGAAGGAGCTGTTGCTTTCACCATAGTGTTGGGCATTACCATCTTCTTGCAAGGCATGATTCAGGTATCGCTCGCTTTTCAAATGCGTTGGATCTCTTTTAATTGGGGATGGATGCTTGCGAGTGGACTCATGGGCATCATTTTCGGTATTTTTATTTGGTCTAGCTCTCCGCTTCGCGCCGTTTGGTTCATTGGCACTCTAATTGGAATAAATCTCTTGTTTGATGGAATTTGGATGCTCACTTTACATTCAGGCGAGAAGATTACTATTTCACGTGAGATATAGCAATCCCAAAAGAGTTGTGAGAGTTGCGCCCGCAGGGCGCAACTCTCACAACTCTTAAAAATCTATAAATCATTTCGGATTGCTATATAGTCCTCGAAAACAATTTACAATTTTATGCCAACCAATTCTTCCCTCTCAAATATTCCGATAGATTGCAGTCAGCCTGTTTTGCATCAGCAAGGACAAGAAATTCAGTCGTTTGGAACTATTCGCAACTTACCGATCGCTTTAGCTAGCACGGTTCGATTTGAGAGTTGTAGACATCTCAACCAAGTTCTTGCTGATAGCATTATTCTCTATAGCCTCTACAAAAAACATCATTGGCTAATGCGTGGCAACACATTTTATCAATTACATCTTTTACTCGATAAACATGCAAATGAGCAACTTAAGCTGATTGATATGTTGGGCGAACGAGTGCAAACTTTAGGTGGTGTAGCGATCGCTGATCCGCGCCATGTTGCCGAAGTGACAAGGATTGAGCGTCCTCCTAATGGTGTGGAAGAAATTCCCGTCATGTTGTCTCGCTTGCTAGAAGGTCATGAGTTAATCCTGCGTGAAGTCCGAGAAGGAATTGCTCAAACTGCGGCAAATCACGATCATGGAACTAATGACTTGCTAGTTAGTGATGTTCTACGAACAAATGAAACTCAGGTATGGTTTATAGCCGAACACCTAGTTGATACACCGCTAGTTCGCAGCTAATATAGCGGTTTTCATTTTGCCGTAGACAAAATGAAAACTCAAAACCTTTACTGGGATTGATTTTTTGTTTTGCAAATGAGTAAGCACTCATTTGCAAAACGCCATACGAGATAACGAATATGTCGAATACTTTAGACAAAATAGCAGAAGTCCCTCAACGATTAATTGCTCCCGAACCACTGCCAACTTTAATTTTAGGCGGCGGATTCACAGGTTTATTCACCGCATTACATTTGAGTCATCAGCAATACACAACTCCAACAATTCTGATCGATCGCGAATGGAATTTTATCTTTAAGCCGCTATTGTATGAGTTTCTCAGTGGTGAGATGAACATACAATTTATCCGTCACCGCTATGACGATCTTCTACATAAAAGTGGCATTGCCTTCATTCGCGATGAGGTGCAATCGATTGACTTACAAAAGCGTCAAGTTAGCTTAGCCTCTGGCTTGCATTACACCTATAGTAATTTAGTGCTGTCCCTCGGATCTGTAGCGGGTTACTTCGGAGTTAAAGGAGCTAGAGAAAACGCTTTAGCATTTCGTACCAGTGAGGATGCGATCGCCTTAGCTTGGAAACTACGCGATTGTTTGCAACAAGCTACCCAAACTTCAGAACCACAGCAGAAAAAAAGCTTATTAACCATTGCCATCCTCGGCGCAGGATGTACAGGTGTGGAATTAGCGGCAACTCTTGCTGATCTATTGCCAGATTGGTACAGTCCATTAGGTGGAGATATTGCCGATATTCGGATAGTCGTAATTCAACGGGGTAAACAGATTCTCAAAGGTGACAGCGATCGCTTACGTCAGACTGCTCAAGAAGCCTTGCAAAAACGCACAATATCTGTAGATGTGATGCTAGAAACTTCGGTAATTGAGATTCGTCCAAATGTAGTCGTTCTCAAACGAAATAACCGAATTAATGACCAAATAGAAGAACTTGCTGCCGCGACAATTATTTGGACGACAGGAATTGTCATAAATCCGCTCATAGATACCTTATCTCTTCCTGAAGGCGGTCGAGACAAGCAGGGACGACTCAAACTAACCGATACTTTACAACTTATCGACTTTCCAGAAGTATTTGCAGGTGGTGATTGTACTGTAATGGAACATCCTTTACCAGCCACCGCACAAGTAGCTTATCAACAAGGAGCAGCGATCGCACATAATTTGCAAGCACTTTCTGAAGGTCACTCACCAATTGCGTTTGAGGTAGGGATGCGAGGCACTCTCATGAAACTTGGCTTAAGCGATGGTGTCGCAGAAATATACGATCGCTATGAGGTGAAGGGTAATCTCGGTCATTTAATTCGTCAGGCAGCCTACCTTCAGTTATTACCAACTCCTGCACGCAACTTTAAGGCAACTATTGAATGGTTGTCCGATGAGATGTTCCATTGCGTTGCTGGATTATGAGATATAGCTAGAGTTGCGCCCGCAGGGCGCAACTCTCACAACTCTTAAACAATTAAGGAAATTATTTATGGAAACCACCAAAAAACGTAGCCAATATTTTAAATACATTCGCTATCTTCATCGCATTCTCGCTCCGATTATGTTGTTGCCGCTATTGCTAACCACCATTACAGGCGTAGCTTATCAAATCTTAGAGCTGACAGGTAACCAAAAGAATTTTAAATGGATCTTAGGTTGGCATAAAGGAGCCTTTGGTGTAATTAATCTAGAAAGCATTTATCCATTCTTGACCGCCATTGGTTTGCTTATATTGATTTTTACGGGAATTTCAATGTGGCGCACGATGCGGCGTACTTCTAGTAAACCAGCTACTTAGCGACCTATATAAGTTTAAAACAATGATTATTTATGAAGCTGCCGAAGCCATCGAAAACCATAATAGTGATTTGAATGAGACAACACCACGCGATTGCGTGGCAGTTTTGCTTGCAGGATATGGCGAAGTGGAATCTTTTCGCGAACTGAGTCTGTATAATCAAGCTGCGACTAAGTACATTGCATCACAGTTTTTGCCAATTCCCAAATGGCTATATCCTATTGCTGGCAAACTTCTTGCTCTTCAAGATTTGTATAGTTTTGGTGTTAAGCATCATCATTTTATATCGCCCGAAAATAAGATTTTCGAGAAACAACGTTTGGGACTTGCCGAGCAGTTAGCATCCCAATGGGGCGATTCTGTGCAAGTATTCAAAGGCTTCTATTTCTGTCAGCCATTTTTGCAAGATGTAGTCACAAATATAATTGAGCAAGGCTTTCAGAACTTGCTCATCTATCCTTTATTAGTGGTTGACTCTGCTTTTACGGGTAAAATCGCTATCGAGCAAGTCAATGAAGTTATTGCCTCAACTGCACCTGAGAATGACCCAAATCATTCAATCTTTAAAGCAATTCGCTATATTCCTGCCTTTGCAACGGAGCCTGCTTACATCGATCTGATGGTGCGTCAGATTAGAGAAACTTTAAATCAATCTCCCAGTCTCTTTTTTGAGTCCCGAATTGGAATTGTTTTAACGGTTCATGGAGGTCCTGAAAGGGCGCAGGGACTATTAACGGGGGTGATTGATGGGCAAGAACTGTACGATCGCGTCCAAGCACAATTACAACATCAATATCCACTGATCTCCATCGGTTGGGTGAATCATGATATGCCTTTTATTCAATGGTCACAGCCCGATCTCAAACAAGCGGCAAAAAGCTTGATTACAGCAGGCGCTCAAACAATTCTATTTAAACCACTCGGCTGGGTGACGGATAATTATGAAACTATTCTTGAAGTAGATGATGCGATTCAATCTTTGCAACGTCAATACCCGACAGTGACTTACACAAAACTCGGCTGTGTCAATGACGATCCTGATTTTCTGAAAATATTAGCAGCATGGGCAAATCCGCAAATTGAAGCAATGCTGTCAGTTCCACAACATAAGGGATATCAGCAAATTAGTAGGGTCTGACAATGCCAGAATTTTTATTCGCTCTGACATTGTCAGCTTTGCCAGTTATTAGTAACTTCATTGGTGCAATGATTGCTGAAGCGTTACCATTATCCAAACAAACATTAGGGCTTGCCTTACATGCGGCGGCGGGAGTGTTGCTGGCGATCGCCTCTACAGAACTAATCCCTAAAGTCGTTATTGCTAAACCAGTATGGACAACTATTTTATCGTTGTTTTTAGGTGGCGCTTTTTTTGTGTGGGTTAATCAGCTTCTCAACTTAAGCAAGAATCGACTGCGCGGCATCGATCGCAGTACTGTAAGTTGGGTGATTTTTCTGAGCATAGCGATCGATTTGTTTGGCGATGGCTTAATGATTGGCACTGGCATAACGATCGCACCTCATTTGGGCGTAGTAGTTGCCTCATCGCGAGTCGTGGCACATATTCCCGAAGGATTTGTAACCAATGCAGGATTTAAGAGTCAAAATTTACCCAGAAGAGAGCGATTTTTATTACTGGCGGCGTTTATTATTCCTGTTTGGTTGGGTACAACGCTTGGCTATTGGGGATTACGTGGACAAGAAGAACTTCCTAAATTGATTGTACTTGCTTTTACAACTGGCGCTTTGATGGTAGCGATCGCGGAAGAAATCATTCCTGAAGCGCATCAAACTCAAGATTCTAACTGGTCTATGTTGGTGTTCATTGGGAGTTTTGCGCTATCAATGATGTTCTCTGCTTATCTTGAATAAACAGCTTGCAACATCCATAGCGTCGAGTAAGCTTTTTGATTTCCAAAACGATAGTATTCATGCCTGTTTTAATGAAGCCATATCAATCACGAAGCGATATTTCACGTCGCTTTTCACGAGGCGATCGTAGGCTTCATTGATATTTTGGATGGGAATAAGTTCGATATCGGCAGTAACATTGTGCTTACCGCAAAAATCCAGCATCTCTTGCGTTTCTTTAATGCCGCCAATTAGAGAGCCGCTCATACTGCGCCGACCGAAAATTAGGCTACCCACCGAAAGCAAAAGCGGATCGGGTGGTACTCCGACTTGAGTGAGGTTGCCGTCCCGTCTCAACAGGAGGAGGTAAGCGTTAATATCATGTTTTGCAGAAACAGTGTCAAGAATGAAGTGGAAACTATTTAGGTGTTTCTGCATCTCGTCTTCATTTTTAGAATTGACGACTTCATCTGCTCCGAGCCGCAGCGCATCTGCAACTTTGTTCGATGAGGTAGTGAAGACCACAACGTATGCACCGAGAGCTTTCGCCAATTTCACCCCGATATGTCCTAGCCCACCGAGTCCCACAATGCCTACTTTCTGACCCTTGGTTACATTGTGATAGCGTAAGGGCGAATAAGTCGTAATCCCAGCGCACAGCAATGGAGCAGTTGCCGCAAGATCCAAATTCTTTGGAATTTTCAGCACAAAATCTTTGTCCACCACAATACTCTCGGAGTATCCACCGTAGGTTATGCCACCAGTGTGTTTGTCGGGAGAGTTGTAAGGAATGAAAAATAAATAACTTGTGCAAATTAGGATAAGCTCAGACAAAGAGAAAAAAGGAATAATTTTGGGTTATTACAGCGA from Pseudanabaena sp. BC1403 encodes:
- a CDS encoding HdeD family acid-resistance protein, with the translated sequence MSVTEYDDTDEQAIGSKWVTAIAIVMIVLGIIAIVFPFFATIASTVLFGWLFILAGISQIAYAFQSRGTGQFVWKIILGLLYLLSGIFVMLNPLEGAVAFTIVLGITIFLQGMIQVSLAFQMRWISFNWGWMLASGLMGIIFGIFIWSSSPLRAVWFIGTLIGINLLFDGIWMLTLHSGEKITISREI
- a CDS encoding Dps family protein; this encodes MPTNSSLSNIPIDCSQPVLHQQGQEIQSFGTIRNLPIALASTVRFESCRHLNQVLADSIILYSLYKKHHWLMRGNTFYQLHLLLDKHANEQLKLIDMLGERVQTLGGVAIADPRHVAEVTRIERPPNGVEEIPVMLSRLLEGHELILREVREGIAQTAANHDHGTNDLLVSDVLRTNETQVWFIAEHLVDTPLVRS
- a CDS encoding NAD(P)/FAD-dependent oxidoreductase — its product is MSNTLDKIAEVPQRLIAPEPLPTLILGGGFTGLFTALHLSHQQYTTPTILIDREWNFIFKPLLYEFLSGEMNIQFIRHRYDDLLHKSGIAFIRDEVQSIDLQKRQVSLASGLHYTYSNLVLSLGSVAGYFGVKGARENALAFRTSEDAIALAWKLRDCLQQATQTSEPQQKKSLLTIAILGAGCTGVELAATLADLLPDWYSPLGGDIADIRIVVIQRGKQILKGDSDRLRQTAQEALQKRTISVDVMLETSVIEIRPNVVVLKRNNRINDQIEELAAATIIWTTGIVINPLIDTLSLPEGGRDKQGRLKLTDTLQLIDFPEVFAGGDCTVMEHPLPATAQVAYQQGAAIAHNLQALSEGHSPIAFEVGMRGTLMKLGLSDGVAEIYDRYEVKGNLGHLIRQAAYLQLLPTPARNFKATIEWLSDEMFHCVAGL
- a CDS encoding ferrochelatase, with protein sequence MIIYEAAEAIENHNSDLNETTPRDCVAVLLAGYGEVESFRELSLYNQAATKYIASQFLPIPKWLYPIAGKLLALQDLYSFGVKHHHFISPENKIFEKQRLGLAEQLASQWGDSVQVFKGFYFCQPFLQDVVTNIIEQGFQNLLIYPLLVVDSAFTGKIAIEQVNEVIASTAPENDPNHSIFKAIRYIPAFATEPAYIDLMVRQIRETLNQSPSLFFESRIGIVLTVHGGPERAQGLLTGVIDGQELYDRVQAQLQHQYPLISIGWVNHDMPFIQWSQPDLKQAAKSLITAGAQTILFKPLGWVTDNYETILEVDDAIQSLQRQYPTVTYTKLGCVNDDPDFLKILAAWANPQIEAMLSVPQHKGYQQISRV
- a CDS encoding ZIP family metal transporter — translated: MPEFLFALTLSALPVISNFIGAMIAEALPLSKQTLGLALHAAAGVLLAIASTELIPKVVIAKPVWTTILSLFLGGAFFVWVNQLLNLSKNRLRGIDRSTVSWVIFLSIAIDLFGDGLMIGTGITIAPHLGVVVASSRVVAHIPEGFVTNAGFKSQNLPRRERFLLLAAFIIPVWLGTTLGYWGLRGQEELPKLIVLAFTTGALMVAIAEEIIPEAHQTQDSNWSMLVFIGSFALSMMFSAYLE